In Vulpes lagopus strain Blue_001 chromosome 15, ASM1834538v1, whole genome shotgun sequence, the sequence TTCTTGTAGTTTGCTCAGCAAATCAAtggaaagagcaaagaaagagaataaacaatCCAATATACTCTgacatgaaaataatatataatttgggAGTATCAGAACCTTAttgaaaatagattatttaaactctgggaaacgaactaggggtggtggaaggggaggagggcggggggtggaggggaatgggtgacgggcactaaggtggacacttgacgggatgagcactgggtgtttctctgtatgttggtaaattgaacaccaataaaaattaatttaaaaaaaaagaaaatagattatttaaataacagtggtagaaaaaaattacaacctattttaaaaaacatatttgcatCTGATCTTTtattacacacaaaaataaactaaaataaattaagaattaagTACACAgataattttttcaagtttttatttaaattccagttagttaatatacagtataatCTGACATTCACCAAGTACCAGACATTGGGCTATAAATACTCACTTGTATAAACTCAACTTTTGCAAGAAGgtgattttattactttgtctTGTTTCATGGATTAAGAAGCTAAAGCTCTGAGAAGCTaacaaacttttccaaaaacacAGAACCATAAAATGTCAGGAATTTGAATCTAAACCCATTTCCAGAATTTACAACCTCATGCACTACACAAGACCaattattttgcttctttctaaAGTTAATTAATAATCTACATCCTaggaatataagaatataatcagaagtttgttcaaatatttatttataatatatattgagAACTATTTTCTGTGATAAAAATATTGTAAACTACTGGAATATTAAGcaataaataataacataaaccatgatatacaaataatattaaatattaatctaTGCAACATAGCATTACGAACTAAGTGGCATTTGCTAAGCATTGTATTAGAtgttaaggattaaatgaaacttAAATTTAGACTTACTGTCAAGAAGCTTACAGTGTGATGGTGGGAagatcaagtaaataaataattaaattcatgGAGTAAATTATGTTAAGTTTAAGTACACatataagaaagcaaataaaagacTGGTAACTTGCCTATTTCAGTGGAGAATCAAAGGAGAGAGCTTCCTAGGGGAAGGGAGGTCTAATATAAAAATTTGATATATTATTAACAGAAAAAGATAATATCAAGCAAATAAGTAAGATATACATTTGTGCATACACTACTGTCTTAgtttataaatgtatgtgtgtgcaggggtgcatgggtgtctcagtcggttgggcatctggctcttgatttcagttcaggtcatgatctcagggttctgggatcaagccctgagtcagactccatgctcagtggggagtctgcttgactccctctccatttccctctaGCCCTGCCCCCTACACTCtccttctcaaagaaataaacctttaaaaaatgtatatatgtgcacatatgttGGCTTACTAAAAAAAGATCAagtatatatatcttaaaatgtcTCATTAGTGGAactgtgaatgattttttaatcacaaaattttgactatatatagtatatataggtgtgtagaattatatatatatatatatataatcatatatgaatatatacacacatggcATTTATAATCAGAACAACCTCCAAATATATTAAACACATTCcttgaaataacaacaaaacacaaattcaTGTCCTATTAACAATTGCTATGAGGATGAAGAATACTAATAAAAGTGTTTTTGATACTAAGCAGGTGAGTTGCCTTTTAAGCCAGATATGAAAACACatttggaatgaaaaataaaatattaacacacATGCAGCAGACTGCCTTAAATACTGACCATCATAAAAGTGGACAAATGCTTGCACATTTCTATAATTGTTCAACTAAAATCTTGGAATtcagaatcttttatttatttcattttatttatttatttatttatttatttatttatttatttattgagacagagagagagaaagagaggcagagacacaggcagagggagaagcaggctccatgcagggagcccgatgtgggactcaatcctggatctccaggatcacaccccaggctgcaggcaacGCTAacccgctgtgccaccggggctgccccaggatttttttttttaagattttatttatttattcatgatagtcacacagagagagacagagaggcagagacacaggcagagggagaggcaggctccatgcaccgggagcccgatgtgggattcgatcccgggtctccaggatcgcgccctgggccaaaggcaggcgccaaaccgctgcgccacccagggataccccccACAGAATTTTTATACTCTAAAAGGCCATACAGTCCTTGAGGCATTACTGTGTATTCAAGCGTAGCTATATTTCTGAAGtaaaatgtgtattaaataaTGATCATAAATACATTCTTATCAGTCTATGTTAGCTTTTGCTGCCAGTAATTTTTGGCCCcaaacttaggggaaaaaatttttttaagtttttttccagatgtttttaaattcatgaattgTAAATGGAGCTGGGGCTCtacaaagaaaaacttttagaaaGGTCTTCCAAAGAAGCAATTAAAGAGCCATTGGTATTGGTAAGAACCGATGAGGAAAATTCTGGATGGTTAGAATAGGGTGTTGTCTAGCGTGTCTACTCTCACATGTTGATTGCAGGGTCAGACACTGCTGTCTCTTGGATTGGGCAAAGCAGAATCACAAAATTGTCAGTGCTTGAGCTGAACAGAAGGCTGAAGCAAACACAATAGAGTTTGGAAGTGGTGTTCCTTGTCTGCCAGGAGCAGGAAATTGATATAGGGAGAGGAGACAGGTGGCTTAGATCAAAATATCTCCTTGGTCTTCTGTGCTCAGACAGGAATCCTGAGTGGAACAAAGCTTCATAACTCTATGTGAGAGAAAGCAGGTGAATTCCCCCAAAATCTCATCAACTCTATAATGAGGTTACTTCTTGATAAAACACATTTTGTTAAGAAAGGTAATCCAAAGATTCTCTACTAAGAGGCATCAAAGTTCCTGCGCAATTCTACAATGAGAAGTACACCAAAAGGTCGAGAAGCCCAATAGCAAGGTAAAAAAATTTACCCAAGAAATAAGGGCAAATAGAAAGAAAGGTGCCATCCTAAGGCAGAGCAGACAGAAGATATGCTACGGAATCAGAATCAGGACTGTATTAGAATATTTAggcaattagaaaaataattaaaagcaacTATGACTTTAGATATTGGATTCACTGGAGGTATAATAACAAAGAGCAATTAGTTCTGTGACAGTTTCACTTTGGCTAAGGAAAAAAAGGATTCAAAAAAAGATAGGGGTTCAGGGAGTACATCTGCAAAGAGATGGGGCTCCCTAGAGGTGACTTTAGGAACTGAAACCAATGTGCAAGAATTTCCTAgagttttaaattacaaatacaaTGTTCGAATCTTTGCATACACATGTAACTCTTTCATTTACAGCTCAAGAAAAAATCTGTGCTGCCCCCTGGGAAGTATGATcgcagaaataaatgattttaggTCATCTGAACACAGATATATAAGTATAGCCATTTATTTTTGGTCTAAGAATTACTATTTTTATGCAGAAAATTATTCAACTAGAATAAAATGATCTTATTGTGCTTTTAATGTGCACAGGAGTTCCATgtaattgttttaaatgtttgagGGGCACATACATAATTAATTTGGTTTTGAATTAGAATGGGCTTTTTTTAACTTTGATAAGTTTAGAGAAAAAGTATTCTCCTCTTTCTGCTCCAATGATTCAACTGGAACTGCcttagtgggacacctgggtggcttagtggttgagcgactgccttgggctcacggcatgatcccagggcccccggattgagtcctgtgagccagcttctcctcctgcctatgtctctgccactctgtgtgtctctcatgaataaataaatttaaaaatcttaaaaaaaaaaaaaagaaagaaaatgccttaATAACCAAATGCCTGAGGATGGCATAGACCCAAATCTCTTTCCTGCTTAAGTATAATCTATCTCCCCTTCAATCCCACCGTCCTCTGAGACCCCTCACATTGGGGCCCCATGAGCGCTTAAACTGGAACAGCTGGAGCATAGTGTGGCGGATCGTCTTGGTCTTCAAGCTGTAAATGATAGGGTTTAGTACAGGCGGTAAGAGCAAATAAACATTGGCCAAAATGCTACAGACCACTCTTGGGGTGGAGCTGAGAAGGCGATGTGTAAGGGACAGGCTGATCATTGGCACATAGAAAATGGTGACAGCACAGATGTGACAGACACAAGTGCTGAGAGCTTTTTGTTGCTTCTTAGGGGCCACAATGCTCAAGACAGTTCGGAGAATCAGAATgtaggagaaaagaatgaagagtaaGTCAGTGCCAGTCAGGTAGAGCTGAAGAAACATGCCCAAAAAACTGCTGATCCAGGGGTTGGAATATGAGTATTTGATCATATCTGGGTGGTAGCAAAATGGGTGGGAAAGTTCTTTGCCTGCATAGAAAGATACATTCTTCAAGGTTAGAACCATGGGAAAGGTGAAAATAACTTGCCGTAGGCAGATGACCAGTCCAATCACCAAGATTACCATGTCTGTGAAGATAATGGCATACTTCATTGGGTTACAGATAGCCATAAAGCGATCAAAGGCCATGGCTACCAGCACTGAGGACTCCAGGAAGGAGAAGCCATGCACAAAGAACATTTGAATGAGGCAAGCTTTCAGGCTAATCTCCCGGGCATGAAACCAGAGAACCCCAAGCACAGTGGGAAGGGTTGAGATGGTCAGACATAGATCAACAGCTGACAGCATAGAGAGGAAATAGTACATGGGCTTGTGAAGACTTCTCTCAATGATGATGACAAACAGAATCATGCTGTTTCCCAAGAGGGCAATGGTGTAGAGACAGCAGACAGGGATGGAGATCCAGATGTGAGCAAGCTCCAGCCCAGGAAATGCAGTGAGTAGGAAGTTTGGGGAAGACGATGTGGTGTTATTGAAAATTATCATGGTGGATTGAGAACACACCctaaaaagagagacaataaaGATAGTGTTTGTCATATTGATCCTTTTTTTCAAGCTCTAACTCTTTTATAAACTCTTCCCAAATTACACAGTTATTTCTCTGTATTCGAAGCCCTCAATCCAGTTATGGGACCTATCACATAATTCTACAGtatcttaaatttttcttgtCAGAATCTGgctccatttttcttcctctacacTCTCCCAACTATAATTATCAATATCTCTAGGCTCATCCTCACCCTACTGTCCAGACTAGTCCTGAGGCTTGAAGTAGGAAATGCATATAGGCTTATgtcatatacatgcacacacaccaacaaaacaacaacaaccacaaatgCAACTGATAGGTCTTTGCATTAAGTCTCCAAGTTGTATAGGTTGCTTAAGAAACAATGGACAAGCACACGAGAGCCACTGAGCATCTATAATAGCATACTCCGTAATATCCTTACTGGAAGCTGGTCTGGGATATTGTATTCAGAGGTATCCTCATACCTCTATCATCAGCCACCCTCTCCTGATAGACTCTGTTAGAAGTCTCCTTTTGGTATCAgggtttctttattccttttactaTAATGGAATAGTCCCTATAATTTCTCCATTCCCCATTCCACATGTGTATGGGACTTGAGTTTGCCTTGTGTTCTAATTCTGTTTCTCCATGTACTTTTCCAGGTCTACTGAAATAACCAGGTCTAGttctccttttctccattttacatcTTGGGATACTTGTTTCTACTCCTTTCCATGGATATTTAACACATGACTTTGAACCAGTCACTGCAAGTAGACTGATCCAATgaattctgtgaaaaattccaAACAGTATTCTGGAATATATCATTTCAGGCATCCTACTCTAGTCAAAGTAGGTAAGCCTAGGCAAAAAACCTATTCATGGAAGGTTTTTTGGAAGCACTCAGCAACATGTGATGAATGACTTTATAAAAAGCATGGGTGGAATGGAAGTAAGGACTAATATCTAAAGGGGAATTGCCTCAGGACATGGAAGGCTGAAGTGACATCACAAATTGGAATGTCAAGTGGTTCACTGAGTAAGAAAGTTCATAGAATGGCAGCTGCATTCcatcaaaatagaaaaacagagatGGTGTCATAAAGAGGCAGAATCTGGAATCTGTACTTAAGATGACCATTGCAATTGTATTTAAGACTTGTTCACTGAGTGCTGGTGTCATCCttgttgattttaaaatttgtgcttAGGGCACTTAGTAACCAATGAAGAGCTAACAAGGAATGATATACTTAGCCCACTTGTTATGTGGATATGGCCAGCCAtaagtattcttatttttcagtaatGTAGGTTTTCTGTCTTGTATCTGAGTGGATACAAGGAATTTGCTAGTACTAGGCTCTGTCAGTTgctatataaacataaatataaggGATTGTTGgttattttctcctccttctccaggcTCCTGAAGATAGTGATAGAAATGACCATTTGTTACTCCAAAAGGGGGGAAggactaatttctttttctgctataatatttatgtttatgtatatttataatacatggttaaaaaacactaagaaaaacTCAGGAAAATTAATGCCAAATAAGGTATGGATTGCAAACATGCTCAGTTATGTAAACCATTTAGATTCTACATGACTATTTTAATGTCAGTTACTGCTGATGGCCAGggaaacagaaatgaataaacaacagTTTCTGCATTCAAAACTCCTTCAACTCAGTGAATGAATAGAGCTGAGATGCCAAGGCAAAATATTAATGAAGGGCTATCACCACATGGGGACACAAGGACAGGCTAGCCAGACAGGAAAACAGAAGGCCATTGAGatttgtttcattcttcttcttttcaacctgatgaacacagatattAAGAGTGAATCTCTACCCAATAATCACTATGTCATCACTGGTAAACTCAAATGAGGGAATTTCAAGGTTGAGAGGTACAGACCTCTTCCTGATCCTACCAGAAGTATCCTAAATGTGACCCATGGCAAGGGTGGTTAGAAACTTGGACTCAAGTCCTGGGCTCCTTTCAGTCTTCAAGTCACCTCAGAAGACTTATAAGCAAGCCTTCTGTACTTAAGTTGgttgatttgaaatatttaagagtTGCTAAtaatgtatttgcaaatattaatgggaagtaaattgaatttaatgTTGAATGCTTTCAATCATTCACCTAATAAAGTCActgttaaacattaaaaaaaaagtgaatctccTCTATGATAACCAGCCAAGAATTTCTCTACAAAACCAAATCACTCAATCTATTTACTGTCCTTCAGTAGTACTTtacatacatgttttattttatagcacTAAAATTCTATTGCTTAATCACATTTCTTTCTCCCTGGTTCTCCTGCTGGTTCTCtgggaatataaaacatatgtgttcatctttgtattttctctAGAGACAAGTGTAGTGATTCgtacctgattaaaaaaaaaaaacacccccccccaaaaaaaaacaaataatctaatatacattatatgtattgATGGGTGGATAAATAAATGGCAGATGATAGAGATATGGATAAAAACCAGATGAGAGAAATATAAATTGAGCCTGGAAGTTTTGTGGGAAGTATGAGCCAGAGGGAAATCATTTCTCTAGCCACCAGGGAAACTAAGAAGAATAATATCCTCTTATTGATTGGAAGAAGAAGGGTAGGTAGgtaaagagaaaaggagatgaaTTAAGATCCTCTGTATATGTCAACATTTACTAGCCATCtcatatataaacttatataatcccaggaaaaatgaataaagatgtttttctcttattttaaagaaaggtaaGTGGCCTAGCAAGATAAAATAACATATCTAAGGTAAAACATATAcagattcaaaattcaaaaatagatttactaactctgtttccttatttttcattaaacCATAAACTATTTAGAGAAGCTAAGCTTATGAGATAAGTTAAACAGTTGCACAGTgtgatttctgtcttttaaaatataagacttgTTTATactctattgtatatatatatttatataatcatatatatgtatatatgatttaGGGGAATAATAGAGATGACAAATCAGTAATACAGAAAACAAAGTCCTCATGGTTTAAAGAATATTTGGGGCATCCGTGTGTGTAGAAATATGTGtgaatgtttatatgtttatagtgTGTGTATCTCTATGTGCTGTAGAGAGGAGTTT encodes:
- the LOC121476028 gene encoding olfactory receptor 51T1; this encodes MIIFNNTTSSSPNFLLTAFPGLELAHIWISIPVCCLYTIALLGNSMILFVIIIERSLHKPMYYFLSMLSAVDLCLTISTLPTVLGVLWFHAREISLKACLIQMFFVHGFSFLESSVLVAMAFDRFMAICNPMKYAIIFTDMVILVIGLVICLRQVIFTFPMVLTLKNVSFYAGKELSHPFCYHPDMIKYSYSNPWISSFLGMFLQLYLTGTDLLFILFSYILILRTVLSIVAPKKQQKALSTCVCHICAVTIFYVPMISLSLTHRLLSSTPRVVCSILANVYLLLPPVLNPIIYSLKTKTIRHTMLQLFQFKRSWGPNVRGLRGRWD